A genome region from Cutaneotrichosporon cavernicola HIS019 DNA, chromosome: 5 includes the following:
- a CDS encoding uncharacterized protein (late endosome to vacuole transport-related protein), with amino-acid sequence MDAIDIPVDNVPADLRPVEQTLRRAAELKKVDPVVSYWCCFWAAQKALKIPNRSREGTAFLMRILDALEEMKAALGDNEAVSNEAVGSAHVENFALKVFMGADNAERAGDFGKATIRKFVVAGQFIDVLNAFETGMSEEIAQKAKYAKWKAADLAKCLREGRTPVSGPPVDPLEAELAALGPPADAPTDRRGSGSGSGGIATPTSRASASLAPTSPPDARSPLATSPDLPSLPGVPAPASMDRTLSGGSARSGGSGLELPSAPVGLERTLSDSSGGFGLPSVPPPLPLPSLPGVVGGAPAFDSTPVSDNEEEEAPGPEVQPRSNASRFFIDLLSPEPDPPSSPPSVAPVARSAPSAPPLSPPPVASPPHAPPRAPPPTSPPRAPPTSAPVRAVPAPVRAAPVIPPPAPVPARLGPVRELSRAETERCQKHCRWAISALEFEDPETARTELLKALAMLS; translated from the exons ATGGACGCAATAGACATTCCGGTGGACAACGTGCCCGCCGACCTCCGCCCCGTCGAGCAGACGCTCaggcgcgcggccgagctcaagaaaGTTGACCCGGTCGTCAGCTATTGGT GCTGCTTCTGGGCGGCGCAGAAGGCGCTCAAGATCCCCAATCGGTCGCGCGAGGGAACGGCGTTCCTCAtgcgcatcctcgacgcgctcgaggagatgaaggcgGCTCTTGGAGATAATGAGGCCGTGTCCAACGAGGCGGTAGGAAGTGCGCACGTGGAGAACTTTGCGCTCAAGGTGTTCATGGGGGCGGATAACGCGGAACGCGCGGGTGACTTTGGCAA AGCGACTATCCGCAAATTCGTCGTCGCAGGCCAGTTCATCGACGTCCTCAACGCCTTCGAGACGGGCATGTCCGAGGAG ATCGCGCAGAAGGCAAAGTACGCGAAATGGAAGGCGGCCGACCTTGCAAAGTGTCTGCGCGAAGGACGAACGCCCGTGTCCGGTCCGC ctgTGGACCCTctggaggccgagctcgccgccctcggaCCACCAGCTGACGCGCCAACCGATCGCCGTGGATCCGGCTCAGGATCGGGAGGTATAGcgacgccaacctcgcgcgcgtccgcctccctcgcccCAACTTCACCGCCCGACGCACGTTCCCCACTGGCAACCTCCCCCGACCTCCCCTCGCTCCCAGGCGTACCAGCACCCGCTTCGATGGACCGTACGCTGTCCGGTGGCAGTGCGCGCTCTGGCGGTTCGGGCCTGGAGCTCCCCTCCGCCCCAGTTGGCCTGGAACGTACCCTCTCCGATTCCAGTGGCGGCTTTGGCCTCCCCTCCGTCCCGCCACCGCTGCCCCTCCCCAGCCTTCCCGGCGTGGTGGGCGGCGCACCCGCGTTCGACTCGACCCCTGTGTCAgacaacgaggaggaggaggcacCCGGGCCGGAAGTGCAGCCTCGCTCCAACGCGAGCCGGTTCTTCATCGATCTCCTCTCACCCGAGCCTGacccgccttcctcccctccttcaGTGGCGCCCGTGGCCCGCTCTGCaccgagcgcgccgcctctctctcctccgcctGTTGCGTCGCCGCCACATGCTCCTCCCCGGGCTCCTCCGCCCACGTCCCCTCCTCGGGCTCCTCCCACTTCTGCTCCTGTCCGCGCTGTCCCAGCTCCCGTTCGCGCGGCCCCGGTTATCCCGCCACCAGCGCCTGTCCCAGCGCGACTTGGTCCGGTGCGTGAGCTGAGCCGTGCCGAGACGGAGCGGTGCCAGAAGCACTGCCGGTGGGCGATCAGCGCGCTCGAATTCGAGGATCCCGAAACGGCGCGCACAGAGCTCCTTAAGGCGCTCGCCATGCTGTCGTGA
- a CDS encoding uncharacterized protein (Major Facilitator Superfamily): MTNSPSLHDSYAEDKKVDATYAEYTVKDVSSSNSIRELEGQEVDDKRLVRKLDLHLVPWLALLYLLSFLDRSNIGNANLFGLSQHIHLSSSDYAICLSIFFVFYVLCEVPSNMVMKAWRPSMWLPIIMIAWGGVMTGMGFVKNFEGLLVARIFLGATEAGLFPGVSYFLSQWYRRHEIALRIALFFSAATAAGAFGGLLARLINLMDGVSGFEGWRWIFILEGIATIIVAAASFWTMYDYPDTAKFLTEAERRHTVERLHLDNDGCSYDFKMKFVWDAFLDWKVWLNAIMFHGALCPLYTFSLFSPTLVANLGYSAAQAQLMSVPPYVVAAFFTVAAGWLSDRLKMRGVIIIFGGAVSAVGYILLLAHVNTSVDYFALFLASSGIYPLIPVITAWGSNNAGGSLKKGVATAIIVSLGNCGGIVSSFIYPKEHKPRYIVGHAVCLGYCILTMITAGIMWWYGVWANKKKVERNEARGRPWTAEEKKALEDDGDNVDWFFYTI; encoded by the exons ATGACAAactctccttctctccacGACTCTTACGCCGAAGACAAGAAGGTGGACGCCACTTATGCCGAGTACACCGTGAAGGATGTCTCGAGCAGCAACTCCAtccgcgagcttgagggacaggaggtcgacgacaagcGCCTTGTGCGCAAGCT CGACCTGCACCTCGTCCCTTGGCTTGCCCTTCTCTATCTTCTCTCATTCCTGGACCGTTCCAACATCGGAAACGCCAACCTGTTCGGCCTTTCCCAGCACATCCACCTTTCCTCTTCCGACTACGCCATCTgtctctccatcttcttcgTGTTCTACGTCCTCTGCGAGGTCCCTTCGAACATGGTCATGAAGGCCTGGCGTCCTTCCATGTGGCTTCCCATCATCATGATCGCCTGGGGTGGTGTCATGACTGGTATGGGCTTCGTCAAGAACTTTGAGGGTCTCCTTGTTGCCCGCATCTTCCTCGGTGCCACCGAGGCTGGTCTTTTCCCCGGCGTCTCCTACTTCCTCTCGCAGTGGTACCGTCGCCACGAAATCGCTCTCCGCATTgctctcttcttctccgccgccaccgccgccggtgCTTTCGGTggtctcctcgcccgcctcaTCAACTTAATGGACGGCGTTTCTGGATTTGAAGGCTGG CGCTGGATTTTCATTCTCGAGGGTATCGCTACCATTATTGTCGCTGCCGCTTCCTTCTGGACCATGTACGACTACCCCGACACTGCCAAGTTCCTTACCGAGGCTGAGCGTCGCCACACCGTTGAGCGCCTTCacctcgacaacgacggTTGCTCGTATGATTTCAAGATGAAGTTTGTCTGGGACGCCTTCCTTGACTGGAAGGTCTGGCTCAACGCTATCATGTTCCACGGCGCTCTCTGCCCTCTCTACACCTTCTCGCTCTTCTCGcccaccctcgtcgccaacctcggctACAGCGCTGCCCAGGCTCAGCTCATGTCGGTCCCCCCCTACGTCGTTGCTGCTTTCTTCACCGTCGCTGCCGGCTGGCTCTCTGACCGCCTCAAGATGCGTGgcgtcatcatcatcttTGGCGGTGCTGTCTCGGCCGTTGGCTAcattctcctccttgcccacGTCAACACCAGCGTCGACTACTTtgccctcttcctcgcctcgtccgGTATCTACCCCCTGATCCCCGTCATCACTGCCTGGGGCTCGAACAACGCCGGTGGCTCGCTCAAGAAGGGTGTCGCTACTGCCATCATCGTCTCGCTCGGTAACTGCGGTGGTATCGTGTCTTCGTTCATCTACCCCAAGGAGCACAAGCCCCGCTACATCGTCGGACACGCTGTCTGCCTCGGCTACTGCATCCTTACCATGATCACCGCCGGCATCATGTGGTGGTACGGTGTCTGGGCcaacaagaagaaggtcgAGCGCAACGAGGCCCGCGGCCGCCCCTGGACCGctgaggagaagaaggccctcgaggacgatggcgaCAACGTCGACTGGTTCTTCTACACCATCTAA
- the SMY2 gene encoding uncharacterized protein (GYF domain) — MSMHFAPQWVKPIKPTGSALAPASDTLLAQVPKQPAAPVSPFPALGQPRAGSPTAAASSNPPLSYSRVTHAPASPSFSGEGYFPHAGDGANGGANPSPYPFRYSREQILGIWDEDKFKERPIELMQMAETDNGHVLVSKAIVQPVGLRELSEVEKRILSTSVHPPVVSRRQPQAHTGTSHGNNPGEAALPRRVPQPAMKETTNLNTAPSRSTAFGGFGRGEGGAFGGSKYTSGALGEGRQPGAIGGGFSGVGRRTTRREEDPTRPSPASAAPSWRSVRNQSGTFEGVLGFGNSSVAPTIDPAPANGRQDSDRGWGAAEKQWRAAPNDERPLSIPTTEPSTQSVIATASATPVGERDAQLRENTPGLRSGTQTPQAQETQDLGNVNWYYRDPNGQEQGPFTGTQMHEWYSHSYFQDELPVRRENETSFHKLSELKANTNTAVQPFLAPVRPRLPPNLPIPVSALQAPGPAAGSAPSTGGLNDTFGRLNMGNLPAPQPQYHPNAYQGGQFGQQAQSNNQFTSAPLGSQQWNPAPGTQSPARVNGAYGSIGPQPAYSPYGGPIGTPPIQRPEVFASPIGQPSPWSAATANPAIHWQQQPVQQQMPPVPIAHQPQQQFIQQQPTIPQQHATTEPSYFPPIEDILPEQTAPTEEYDDAHDETMVEDYLDSDHEFEDDLLSQADVQEEQEQEQEQEIVEKQPGEKEELAHKPAPASVRAKTPKSTPRKAANELTPAQASKLPPPHASLPPKPTAAPIMSDAIKELSSPPPALAMPVERSTPKAAPWATADKQAHGPSLREIQEAEARQSAARKQARVEARVASQATIVSSNEDLPTSMTWGLPSSKGSVPPPSSSTPPTPAWGGGSEGPKKTLKQIQEEEERRNLKLARQQQAVVTAATPTTKRGYADLAATHAPTPAQAAAAAAAGWTTVGAGGKNAATPVKPAPLPPKPVTTVKPVAAVAKPAAKAPVADEQPSIEFIRWTKQALTGLSVPVDDFISMLLTFPVDPPASSRGEQQEIIADSVYASSSTLDGRRFAQEFMTRRKADAKRDTSKPVAKIGSLADVVKTQSKAPAADVGFKVVKAKKKRS, encoded by the exons ATGTCGATGCACTTTGCTCCCCAGTGGGTCAAGCCCATTAAGCCTACCGGATCGGCGCTTGCGCCAGCATCCGACACGCTTCTTGCGCAGGTTCCCAAACAGCCAGCCGCTCCCGTGTCACCCTTCCCCGCCCTGGGTCAGCCTCGCGCCGGCTCGCCTACGGCTGCCGCGTCCTCCAACCCGCCCCTCTCGTACTCGCGCGTCACTCACGCTCCCGCTTCCCCCTCGTTCTCCGGCGAAGGCTACTTCCCTCACGCTGGAGATGGAGCGAACGGCGGCGCCAACCCCAGCCCCTACCCCTTCCGCTACTCGCGCGAGCAGATCCTCGGCATctgggacgaggacaagttCAAGGAGCGCCCTATCGAGCTCATGCAGATGGCGGAGACGGATAATGGTCATGTGCTCGTGAGCAAGGCGATCGTGCAGCCTGTcgggctgcgcgagctatccgaggtggagaagagg ATCCTTTCGACTTCTGTTCACCCTCCTGTTGTGAGCCGTCGCCAGCCGCAGGCGCACACAGGCACTTCGCACGGGAATAATCCTGGCGAAGCTGCGCTCCCCCGTCGCGTTCCCCAGCCTGCGATGAAGGAGACGACGAACCTCAACACTGCTCCATCGCGCAGTACAGCTTTTGGTGGCTTTggacgcggcgagggcggtgcGTTTGGCGGCTCCAAATACACCAGTGGTGCTTTGGGCGAGGGCCGCCAGCCAGGCGCCATCGGCGGCGGGTTTAGCGGGGTGGGCAGGCGGACCACACGTCGTGAGGAGGACCCCACTCGCCCTTCCCCGGCTTCGGCGGCTCCCTCGTGGCGCTCTGTTCGCAACCAGTCGGGCACTTTCGAAGGTGTCCTGGGCTTCGGCAACTCGTCAGTTGCCCCGACCATTGACCCCGCTCCAGCCAACGGCCGCCAGGATAGCGATCGCGGTTGGGGTGCCGCCGAAAAGCAGTGGCGCGCGGCCCCCAACGACGAGCGGCCCCTGAGCATCCCTACCACCGAGCCGTCGACGCAGTCAGTCATTGCCACCGCGTCGGCAACGCCAGTGGGGGAGCGTGACGCGCAACTTCGCGAGAACACTCCCGGCCTTCGCAGTGGCACACAGACCCCTCAGGCGCAGGAAACTCAAGACCTGGGTAACGTCAACTGGTACTACCGTGATCCCAACGGCCAGGAGCAGGGTCCGTTTACTGGCACCCAGATGCACGAGTGGTACTCGCACTCGTACTTCCAAGATGAGCTACCTGTCCGCCGCGAGAACGAGACGTCTTTCCACAAACTCTCGGAGCTCAAGGCAAACACCAACACCGCTGTCCAGCCGTTCCTCGCGCCGGTgcgccctcgccttcccccCAACCTCCCGATCCCCGTCTCCGCGCTCCAGGCTCCAGGACCAGCGGCAGGCAGCGCACCATCCACGGGCGGCCTGAACGACACGTTTGGCCGTCTCAACATGGGTAACCTTCCGGCACCGCAGCCCCAGTACCACCCCAATGCGTACCAGGGTGGCCAGTTCGGCCAGCAGGCTCAGTCCAACAACCAGTTCACTTCAGCGCCCCTCGGTAGCCAGCAGTGGAACCCGGCTCCTGGCACTCAGAGCCCCGCTCGAGTCAACGGCGCGTACGGCTCGATCGGTCCCCAGCCTGCATACTCGCCCTACGGCGGCCCCATCGGTACCCCTCCCATCCAACGTCCGGAGGTGTTTGCCTCCCCCATCGGCCAGCCCTCGCCTTGGAGCGCTGCGACTGCCAACCCCGCCATCCACTGGCAACAGCAGCCTGTCCAGCAGCAGATGCCGCCAGTCCCGATTGCTCACCAGCCTCAACAGCAATTCATCCAGCAGCAGCCCACGATTCCCCAGCAGCACGCTACTACGGAGCCGTCGTACTTCCCGCCCATCGAGGACATCCTCCCCGAGCAGACCGCTCCGACGGAGGAGTACGACGACGCGCATGACGAGACTATGGTCGAGGACTACCTGGACTCGGACCACGAGTTtgaggacgacctcctGTCCCAGGCTGATGTccaggaggagcaggagcaggagcaggagcaggagatCGTCGAGAAACAGCCtggggagaaggaggagcttgcccATAAGCCTGCTCCGGCCTCCGTCAGGGCCAAGACGCCCAAGTCCACCCCTCGCAAGGCCGCGAACGAGCTCACTCCGGCTCAGGCGTCCAagctccctcctcctcacgcttctcttcctcccaaGCCTACTGCCGCGCCCATCATGAGCGACGCGATCAAGGagctctcgtcgccgccgcccgctcTTGCGATGCCGGTCGAGAGGTCCACACCCAAGGCTGCGCCTTGGGCCACCGCTGACAAACAAGCCCACGGTCCGTCGCTCCGCGAGATccaggaggcggaggctCGCCAGTCGGCCGCCCGCAAGCAGGCCCGAGTCGAGGCACGCGTTGCATCGCAGGCCACTATCGTATCCTCCAACGAAGACCTTCCGACTTCCATGACGTGGGGTCTTCCCTCCAGCAAGGGCTCGGTTCCCCCTCCTTCGTCGTCCACGCCTCCCACGCCCGCGTGGGGTGGTGGATCCGAAGGCCCTAAGAAGACCCTCAAGCAGatccaggaggaggaggagcgccgcaACCTGaagctcgcgcgccagcagcaggcAGTCGTCACGGCCGCCACACCGACTACCAAGCGCGGATACGCCGACTTGGCTGCGACTCACGCTCCGACGCCCGCACAggctgctgccgccgccgctgcgggTTGGACGACCGTGGGCGCCGGTGGCAAGAATGCAGCGACGCCCGTCAAGCCcgctcccctccctcccaagCCGGTCACCACCGTTAAGCCTGTCGCGGCTGTCGCCAAGccggcggccaaggcccccgtcgccgacgagcagcCAAGCATCGAGTTCATTCGCTGGACCAAGCAGGCGCTCACGGGTCTCTCCGTGCCCGTCGACGACTTTATCTCGATGctcctcaccttccccgtcGACCCGCCGGCGTCCAGCCGTGGCGAGCAGCAGGAGATTATCGCGGACTCGGTGTACGCTagcagctcgacgctgGACGGTCGCCGCTTCGCGCAGGAGTTTATGACGCGCCGCAAGGCtgacgccaagcgcgacaCGTCCAAGCCTGTCGCCAAGATTGGCAGCCTCGCTGACGTTGTCAAGACCCAGTCGAAGGCGCCAGCGGCGGATGTTGGCTTCAAggtcgtcaaggccaagaagaagcgctCTTAG
- the PAN5 gene encoding uncharacterized protein (Ketopantoate reductase PanE/ApbA C terminal), giving the protein MLYVAVCCVDTYLQLGIGSVGTLIAHHLRLANPNAPISLVFRNAAAFSKKRFRKDGVDRPTLKVARIEGDTVVTEGFDVDVAMSGKVPALVEAAEQDGLDFVNAAGGPIDSLIVCTKTHSTASAIEGLHSRLNPSSVITLLQNGMGVYDELCAKFWPDPITRPNFVLGTTTHGITTAGETGSVSHMSPPGQGAIKWGVVPDPRKQTDFEAWLWGRPVRDMSSLTPPESPTLPLRASPDGTDTENLRTTLEALLSVTPLSPTLLPMPALYNELLIKLAVNAAINPLTAVLGGGYLNNGSLHRSAPGHRLVQQVTKETSQVLMAYMHSLNSPHPAPADTVRLFSYESLLHRVQAVVAATRENISSMANDVKNGRMTEIDYINGYLASLGHRLGVATPVNRMLVQQVKFKAEVGGLGGTVYPGVRQAVRAREEEALEVRRLSLEERRVSLQERAMLLKEERSAETKRSKREWKRTVRRNAAIARNLRAAEVEAAIRAGADPKEVLHASEASESGSERTSSGSKSSDEESRSSRR; this is encoded by the coding sequence ATGTTGTACGTTGCAGTCTGTTGTGTTGACACTTACTTGCAGCTCGGAATCGGCTCTGTCGGCACCCTAATAGCACATCATCTACGGCTAGCCAACCCGAACGCCCCCATCTCTCTCGTGTTCCGCAATGCTGCAGCGTTCTCGAAGAAGAGATTCCGAAAGGACGGCGTTGACAGGCCGACTCTCAAAGTCGCGCGTATCGAGGGAGACACGGTCGTCACTGAGGGCTTTGACGTCGATGTCGCAATGTCGGGAAAGGTTCCAGCACTGGTGGAGGCCGCAGAGCAGGACGGCTTGGACTTTGTCAACGCCGCCGGGGGCCCGATAGACTCGCTCATCGTGTGTACCAAGACGCACTCGACAGCCAGCGCTATAGAAGGCCTACACTCGCGCCTGAACCCGTCGTCGGTCATCACACTCCTCCAGAACGGCATGGGCGTGTACGACGAGCTCTGCGCCAAGTTCTGGCCGGATCCCATCACGCGACCCAACTTTGTGCTCGGTACAACAACGCACGGCATTACTACCGCCGGTGAGACCGGCAGCGTCTCCCACATGTCGCCGCCAGGACAAGGCGCGATCAAGTGGGGAGTCGTGCCAGACCCCCGCAAACAGACCGACTTTGAGGCTTGGCTGTGGGGTCGTCCGGTGCGCGACATGTCATCTCTTACGCCGCCCGAGtcccccaccctcccatTACGCGCGTCGCCCGATGGCACCGATACAGAGAACCTGCGGACAACACTCGAGGCGCTATTGTCAGTGACGCCACTGTCACCGACCCTTCTCCCGATGCCGGCACTGTACAACGAGCTGTTGATCAAGTTGGCCGTCAACGCTGCGATCAACCCATTGACAGCCGTTCTTGGCGGAGGGTACCTTAACAATGGATCTCTACACCGCTCCGCTCCTGGTCATCGCCTCGTGCAGCAGGTGACCAAGGAGACGAGTCAAGTGCTCATGGCATACATGCACAGCCTGAATTCGCCGCATCCCGCGCCGGCAGACACGGTACGCCTGTTCTCGTACGAGAGCCTGTTGCACCGCGTGCAAGCGGTAGTGGCGGCGACCAGGGAAAACATCTCGAGCATGGCCAACGACGTCAAGAACGGCCGTATGACCGAGATTGACTATATCAACGGTTACCTCGCTAGCCTGGGGCACCGCCTCGGTGTAGCGACGCCAGTGAACCGCATGCTGGTCCAGCAAGTCAAGTTCAAGGCCGAAGTCGGTGGCCTCGGTGGAACGGTGTACCCAGGTGTGCGGCAAGCGGTgcgtgcgcgcgaggaggaggcgctcgaggtgcgTCGGCTATCGCTCGAGGAACGCAGAGTGTCACTTCAAGAGCGTGCGATGCTGCTCAAGGAAGAGCGGAGTGCCGAGACGAAGCGCTCCAAGCGCGAGTGGAAGCGGACGGTGCGGCGGAATGCGGCCATCGCCCGTAACCTTAGGGCAGCAGAAGTGGAGGCTGCCATCAGGGCCGGAGCTGATCCCAAGGAAGTGCTCCATGCGTCGGAGGCATCCGAAAGTGGCAGCGAGCGGACATCGTCTGGCAGTAAGAGTAGTGACGAAGAGTCCAGGTCGTCAAGGCGATAG
- a CDS encoding uncharacterized protein (SNARE associated Golgi protein), with translation MASVVRTPSPLSAGSTLPINLPTLPPYHASTTPPPPKPSLGYRAYPAYHPQSVDVSVIVSQAADTAATSSASGFRRAHSRPASLSMARGASFDAEKGAAPPTRPSYDSRRSQDLRELNMRSSYDIRRSHDLRASVDFGATRPTTDFGRPSHDFAAAAFPPSWAHQMNDEPPRSRIPLRQLAVRAARDRLGCGDRSGALGRGLIIGWVITTLGFVAATAFWKGELFAALDHLSKDLYDMGYQGLLVFGVLIFITTIPPLPLYSTLIVLSGYTFGVWNGFVASYIASLVGAVVVFVVSRTMLRDAVTRSLASSPTAISLLQIIPQNPHLLLLIRIAPYPYNLLNVVLASAPSLSLQTYTSCTALSLCKLVLHTWIGAGIHDLSAAYGAGEEGGETAPHDDARHERVKAGVTWGGIVLCCILFVYLTHIAKKAIARAQEEQLGTGMGIPEEEVAFLSAVGGRDDSE, from the exons ATGGCGTCGGTCGTGCGCACTCCTTCCCCTCTCTCGGCCGGCTCAACCCTCCCCATAAACCTCCCAACCCTGCCACCATACCATGCCTCAacaaccccaccaccacccaagCCCTCCCTCGGCTACAGAGCCTACCCCGCCTACCACCCGCAATCTGTCGACGTGAGCGTTATTGTTTCCCAGGCAGCCGACACGGCCGCGACATCGTCGGCATCGGGCTTCCGTCGTGCACACTCCCGCCCCGCGAGTCTAAGCATGGCCCGCGGCGCCTCCTTTGACGCCGAAAAGGGCGCTGCACCCCCCACACGTCCAAGTTACGATTCCCGCCGCTCCCAAGACCTCCGCGAGCTCAACATGCGATCGAGCTACGACATTCGCCGCTCTCACGACCTCCGCGCCAGCGTCGACTTTGGCGCAACCCGCCCAACTACCGACTTTGGGCGCCCATCGCACGACTTTGCGGCAGCCGCCTTTCCTCCTTCATGGGCACATCAGATGAACGATGAACCTCCTCGCAGCCGAATTCCGCTGCGCCAGCTCGCGGTCCGCGCTGCTCGCGACCGTCTCGGATGCGGGGACCGCTCCGGAGCCCTAGGCCGGGGCCTCATTATCGGATGGGTGATCACCACCCTCGGCTTCGTCGCAGCCACGGCTTTCTGGAAAGGGGAGCTATTTGCTG ctctGGATCACCTGAGTAAGGATCTGTACGACATGGGTTACCAGGGGCTGCTCGTGTTTGGCGTGCTCATCTTCATCACGACCATCCCGCCGCTGCCACTGTACTCGACCCTCATCGTATTGTCTGGCTACACGTTTGGCGTATGGAACGGCTTCGTGGCGAGCTACATTGcgtcgctcgtcggcgccgtgGTGGTGTTTGTGGTGTCGCGCACTATGTTGCGCGATGCTGTGACGCGATC GCTCGCCTCGTCACCTACGGCGATATCGCTCCTCCAGATCATCCCGCAGAACCcgcacctccttctcctgaTCCGCATCGCACCGTACCCATACAACTTGCTGAACGTGGTTCTCGCGTCAGCGCCCTCGCTCAGCCTGCAGACATACACGTCGTGCACAGCCCTATCCCTCTGCAAGCTGGTGCTGCACACGTGGATTGGGGCTGGCATCCACGACCTGTCTGCGGCCTATGGAgccggagaggagggaggcgaAACCGCGCcgcacgacgacgcgagGCACGAGCGTGTCAAGGCCGGCGTGACATGGGGTGGCATCGTGCTGTGCTGCATCCTCTTCGTGTATCTCACGCACATCGCCAAGAAGGCGATTGCACGTGCGCAGGAGGAACAGTTGGGCACAGGCATGGGCATccccgaggaggaggttgcgtTCCTGAGTGCGGTGGGAGGGCGGGACGACTCAGAGTAA
- a CDS encoding uncharacterized protein (Essential protein Yae1, N terminal) produces the protein MDDIFDDALNLESKFYDEGYADGHAHGAQHGVFEGRQLGREKAWEVWDELGFYEGYARVWLRKLEGKVGRKEVKSASHATALLGLIAGFPITNPSAGAAPTTAQDIALAEIDAETSRPKSRSRGASPAAGGEVDLESLLMSIRARYRLLCTSLGTRPRLTAAKDGSERAAVVEGIEGPMKGVDTRQLRF, from the exons ATGGACGACATCTTTGACGACGCATTAAACCTAGAGTCCAA ATTCTACGACGAGGGATACGCGGACGGACACGCGCACGGAGCACAACACGGCGTCTTCGAGGGGCGCCAGCTGGGCCGCGAGAAGGCTTGGGAAGTATGGGACGAGCTGGGGTTCTATGAGGGCTATGCGCGTGTGTGGCTGCGTAAGCTGGAGGGAAAGGTcggaaggaaggaggtcAA gtcgGCGTCGCATGCGACAgccctcctcggtctcATTGCCGGGTTCCCGATTACCAACCCCTCGGCAGGGGCCGCTCCAACCACAGCACAGGACATTGCGTTGGCTGAGATCGATGCCGAGACGTCTCGTCCCAAATCGCGgtcgcgcggcgcgtcaccggcggccggcggcgaagtcgacctcgagagcCTGCTCATGTCTATCCGTGCGCGGTATCGGTTGCTCTGCACGAGTCTCGGGACGCGGCCACGCCTCACTGCCGCCAAGGATGGGAGTGAGCGGGCGGCAGTAGTTGAAGGTATTGAGGGCCCAATGAAGGGCGTGGATACGCGGCAGCTGCGGTTCTAG
- the VPS60 gene encoding uncharacterized protein (Belongs to the SNF7 family), translating into MNRIFGTNKARPKPSLTDAIASTDSRMGGIEVKIKKLDNELATYKAQLAKLRDGPGKTAVQQRALRTLKQKRMYEGQMNQLQQQTFNMEQASMTTENLKNTMATVDAMRIANKEMKKQYKGIDIDKIESIHYDMEDLIEQANEIQESLGRSYYVADEVDEADLEAELDALGLDDELVGENETPSYLQDSTALPDFVDAAPVEEETAKEPTAEVAR; encoded by the exons ATGAACCGC atCTTCGGCACAAACAAGGCGCGTCCAAAGCCTTCCCTCACGGATGCCATCGCGTCCACCGACTCGCGCATGGGAGGCATCGAGGTCAAGATCAAGAAACTTGACAACGAGCTCGCGACGTATAAGGCTCAGTTGGCCAAGCTGCGCGATGGAccggggaag accGCCGTGCAGCAGCGCGCTCTCCGCACGCTCAAGCAGAAGCGGATGTACGAGGGACAGATGAACCAACTGCAGCAGCAGACATTCAACATGGAGCAGGCGTCGATGACGACTGAAAACCTCAAGAACACGATGGCGACGGTGGATGCCATGCGCATCGCAAACaaggagatgaagaagcAGTACAAGGGGATCGACATTGACAAGATTGAG TCTATCCATTACGACATGGAGGACCTGATCGAGCAGGCCAACGAAATTCAGGAGTCGCTTGGACGAAGCTACTACgtcgcggacgaggtggacgaggccgaccttgaggccgagctcgatgcgcttgggctcgacgacgagcttgttGGCGAGAACGAGACGCCAAGCTACCTCCAGGACAGCACGGCGCTGCCGGACTTTGTTGACGCTGCGccagtggaggaggag acgGCTAAGGAGCCGACCGCCGAGGTTGCGCGGTAG
- the STE18 gene encoding uncharacterized protein (gamma subunit) gives MPTNLQPEELPRRHNKNSMHELKLRRILENNARLKEDLSRPRVPVSQASLGLIRYCQDTRDPILPSVWGELKRGEDPYAPPETGCGCTIM, from the exons ATGCCAACCAATCTCCAGCCCGAGGAACTGCCGCGTCGGCATAACAAGAATAGCATGcacgagctcaagctccgccgcatcctcgagaACAACGCGCGCCTCAAGGAGGACCTGAGCCGGCCACGGGTTCCCGTCTCGCAGGCCAGCCTAGG actCATCCGGTACTGCCAGGACACACGCGACCCGATCCTTCCCAGCGTGTGGggcgagctcaagcgcggcgaggacccGTACGCGCCCCCCGAGACCGGGTGTGGCTGCACCA TCATGTAA